A part of Chloroflexota bacterium genomic DNA contains:
- a CDS encoding nucleoside kinase, with protein sequence MGSNIKLKEHLRDTVEIVLKDGTVLEGPRNTPLGDFMRAYQDPQKPQIVGAIVNHDLRELTFPICMDAEVTPVDMSDPDGARIYRRSLTFLLEVAFMELFPKWSLTIDHSVSSGAYYCHVPEQEPFSAESLELLEAKMYEIVEANESLVRNKVSLEEARKFFRDHGQEDKLRLLNYRQGNDLVLYSLRGQRDYHHGYMVPSTGYLKLFDLKRVGAGFVLRFPRRHAPDKLSPMPSYPTLLVTFRQYGEWLETLGIQSVGALDDAISEGRINEVILVSEALHAQQISRIATTIKERRNKVNVILIAGPSSSGKTTFSKRLSIQLLSEGISPFALEMDNYFVDRADTPLDENGNYDFENIEALNLELLQEHVERLVRGEKVQLRHYNFREGRNEPGDEVQLEPGQMIILEGIHGLNPKLLGDIPPEETYRIYVSCLTQLNLDRQNRISTTDTRELRRILRDARDRGYTAQQTIANWENVRRGEKRHIFPYQENADVMFNSALAYELTALKPLVEPLLRQVPYGTPEYIEAKRLFKFLQWFLPTSQELIPDNSILREFLGGSILTDFKIWHHGKSIDY encoded by the coding sequence ATGGGATCGAATATTAAATTAAAAGAACATTTACGGGACACTGTTGAAATTGTCCTGAAAGACGGCACGGTTTTGGAAGGCCCGCGGAATACACCCCTTGGTGATTTTATGCGGGCTTACCAAGACCCTCAAAAGCCGCAAATTGTGGGCGCGATTGTCAACCATGATCTACGAGAGCTGACCTTCCCGATTTGCATGGATGCCGAGGTTACTCCGGTGGATATGTCGGACCCGGATGGGGCTCGCATTTACCGGCGATCGTTGACCTTCCTGTTGGAAGTGGCTTTCATGGAGCTTTTCCCCAAGTGGTCACTCACCATTGACCATTCGGTGTCTTCTGGCGCATATTACTGTCATGTGCCGGAGCAGGAACCCTTCTCGGCGGAATCTCTTGAGCTGCTTGAAGCAAAGATGTATGAAATCGTTGAAGCCAATGAATCCTTAGTGCGGAATAAGGTTAGTTTGGAAGAGGCGCGTAAATTCTTCCGAGATCATGGCCAGGAGGATAAATTGCGGCTGTTGAACTACCGCCAGGGGAATGATCTGGTACTCTATTCCTTGCGCGGCCAGCGCGACTATCATCACGGCTATATGGTGCCCTCCACGGGTTACCTCAAGCTGTTTGACCTCAAACGGGTTGGTGCGGGCTTTGTTCTGCGCTTCCCCCGCAGGCATGCCCCTGACAAACTTTCACCGATGCCAAGTTACCCCACTTTGCTGGTCACTTTCCGACAGTATGGGGAATGGCTGGAGACATTGGGGATTCAGAGTGTTGGTGCTTTGGATGATGCCATTAGTGAGGGGCGGATCAATGAGGTGATTTTGGTTTCTGAGGCGCTCCATGCCCAACAGATCTCCAGAATTGCGACCACGATCAAAGAGCGTCGAAATAAGGTCAATGTGATTTTGATTGCCGGGCCGAGTTCTTCCGGCAAGACCACGTTCTCTAAGCGGCTGTCTATCCAATTACTTTCGGAAGGTATTTCTCCTTTCGCATTGGAAATGGATAATTACTTTGTGGATCGCGCCGATACGCCATTGGATGAAAATGGTAATTATGACTTTGAAAACATCGAAGCTCTGAACCTTGAACTCCTGCAAGAACATGTGGAGCGATTGGTCCGCGGCGAGAAGGTGCAGCTTAGGCACTACAACTTCCGGGAAGGACGAAACGAGCCTGGTGACGAAGTCCAATTGGAACCCGGTCAAATGATCATTTTAGAGGGTATTCACGGACTGAATCCAAAGCTTCTGGGAGATATTCCTCCTGAAGAGACTTACCGAATTTATGTTTCCTGCCTGACCCAGTTGAACCTTGACCGCCAAAACCGAATTTCGACAACGGACACCCGTGAGTTGCGCCGTATCCTGCGGGATGCGCGCGACCGGGGATATACCGCTCAACAAACCATCGCAAATTGGGAGAACGTTCGGCGTGGCGAGAAACGGCATATCTTCCCCTATCAGGAAAATGCTGACGTGATGTTCAATTCAGCGCTTGCTTATGAATTGACGGCGTTGAAACCGCTGGTGGAGCCTTTGCTGCGCCAGGTGCCCTATGGCACACCGGAATATATTGAAGCCAAGCGATTATTCAAATTCCTGCAATGGTTCCTGCCAACCAGCCAGGAGCTCATCCCCGATAATTCGATTTTAAGAGAATTTCTGGGTGGCTCTATCCTCACGGATTTCAAGATCTGGCATCACGGCAAGTCCATCGATTATTAA
- a CDS encoding PLP-dependent aminotransferase family protein has product MHTLWDERYALRTDNMGSSAIRELLKLTSQPDVISFAGGMPAPEVFPIEGFKEACEVVLSEMGDRALQYGTTEGYQPLRELIAHNASKYGIQISADNVLITAGSQQALDLLGRIFINRGDRVLVESPTYLGAIQAWNAYGVKYVTIPSDDNGMNTDLLESRLRTGIKFIYVLPNFQNPTGVTLSRERRKTLVEMADAYGVPIVEDDPYGQLRYEGEHQTPVVVIDDEMRAKEVPIYSGNVIYTSTFSKILAPGLRLAWVVAPTEVIKKLVQAKQGCDLHTATFNQYIAYQIASSPGMKQHIQLIRKVYKERRDTMLQALNDNMPENVHWTYPKGGLFLWMTLPEGTDSSKIFKEAVAQKVAFVPGGSFHPLGGGENTMRLNFSNSKPDMIEEGIKRLANVIKKHL; this is encoded by the coding sequence ATGCACACCCTATGGGACGAAAGATATGCCCTAAGAACGGATAATATGGGCAGCTCAGCTATCCGCGAACTGCTGAAGCTCACATCACAGCCTGATGTGATCTCCTTCGCGGGTGGAATGCCAGCACCTGAAGTCTTCCCAATTGAAGGTTTCAAGGAAGCATGCGAAGTGGTCTTGTCTGAAATGGGCGATCGAGCCCTGCAGTATGGCACCACTGAAGGCTATCAGCCCTTGCGGGAATTGATTGCCCACAATGCTTCAAAGTATGGCATTCAAATCTCAGCAGACAACGTCCTGATTACAGCTGGTTCTCAACAAGCGCTCGATCTTCTCGGGAGAATCTTTATCAATCGAGGCGACCGGGTCCTGGTGGAGTCACCCACCTATTTAGGTGCCATCCAGGCCTGGAACGCTTATGGCGTCAAGTATGTCACCATCCCCTCAGATGATAACGGGATGAACACAGACCTGCTTGAGTCACGGTTACGGACCGGTATCAAGTTCATCTATGTCCTGCCCAACTTCCAGAACCCGACTGGCGTGACCCTCTCACGAGAACGCCGTAAGACTCTGGTGGAAATGGCCGATGCCTACGGCGTCCCGATTGTTGAGGACGATCCCTATGGCCAGCTGCGTTATGAAGGCGAGCACCAGACCCCCGTCGTTGTCATTGACGACGAGATGCGTGCCAAGGAAGTGCCGATCTACAGCGGTAACGTGATCTACACGTCAACTTTCTCCAAGATTCTGGCCCCCGGTCTGCGTTTAGCCTGGGTGGTTGCACCCACTGAGGTCATCAAGAAACTGGTTCAGGCCAAACAGGGCTGTGACCTGCATACCGCCACCTTCAACCAATATATCGCTTACCAAATAGCGAGTTCTCCCGGCATGAAACAGCATATCCAGCTGATCCGCAAAGTCTATAAAGAGCGTCGGGATACGATGCTGCAGGCGCTTAACGACAATATGCCAGAGAATGTCCATTGGACTTACCCCAAAGGCGGCTTGTTCCTCTGGATGACTCTTCCTGAGGGTACAGATTCAAGCAAGATTTTTAAAGAAGCCGTAGCCCAGAAGGTTGCCTTTGTCCCGGGCGGCTCCTTCCACCCCCTCGGCGGCGGTGAGAACACCATGCGCCTGAACTTCTCCAATTCCAAGCCGGATATGATCGAAGAAGGGATCAAACGGCTGGCAAATGTGATCAAGAAACATCTTTAA
- a CDS encoding tRNA (adenine-N1)-methyltransferase, which yields MTWTQYEAIARDGDLVQLLGKRHKSHIIRLKAGAVFQTHRGELQHDEIIGKPWGTRLTSHTGSPFFLMRPGLSDLIKETKRNTQIMYPKDIGYIVMVMGIGPGVRVLEAGTGSGALTTAFAFFVGDEGKVISYERREQMQNLARKNLNNLELLDRVELKSGDILDGFEERDMDAIFLDLPNPYDYIPQVTASLKLGGFFGTILPTTNQVSRMLAALYADNFAFIEVCEVLLRFYKPDYERLRPTDRMVAHTGYLVFARSVMERPEDDRPKKKEQEEEEGEDVS from the coding sequence TTGACCTGGACACAATATGAAGCCATAGCCCGAGACGGGGATTTGGTTCAACTTTTGGGAAAGCGGCATAAAAGCCATATCATCCGCCTGAAAGCTGGGGCGGTATTTCAGACCCACCGCGGTGAGTTACAGCATGACGAAATTATTGGGAAGCCCTGGGGCACGCGCTTGACCAGTCACACTGGCAGCCCGTTCTTTTTAATGCGGCCGGGGTTATCCGACCTGATCAAAGAGACCAAACGTAACACACAAATTATGTATCCGAAGGATATTGGCTATATAGTGATGGTGATGGGTATTGGTCCGGGCGTCAGGGTGTTGGAAGCGGGGACCGGTTCTGGTGCGCTGACCACGGCCTTTGCCTTTTTCGTGGGGGATGAGGGCAAGGTCATTTCCTATGAACGCCGGGAGCAGATGCAGAACCTGGCCCGTAAGAACCTGAATAACCTGGAACTGCTTGATAGGGTTGAACTTAAGTCCGGTGACATTCTGGATGGCTTCGAAGAGCGTGATATGGACGCGATCTTTTTAGATCTGCCCAACCCTTATGATTACATCCCGCAGGTGACAGCCTCACTAAAGTTGGGCGGTTTCTTTGGCACGATCTTGCCCACGACAAATCAGGTCAGCCGGATGCTGGCCGCGCTCTATGCGGATAATTTTGCCTTTATTGAGGTTTGTGAAGTGTTGCTCCGCTTTTACAAACCGGATTATGAGCGGCTTCGCCCAACGGACCGGATGGTGGCTCATACTGGCTATTTGGTGTTTGCCCGTTCCGTGATGGAGCGACCAGAAGATGACCGGCCTAAGAAAAAAGAACAGGAAGAGGAAGAAGGCGAAGATGTTTCGTAG
- a CDS encoding glycoside hydrolase — MLKKFKIFHLALLLTLLVSAVSACQQKTPADPDILYVNITWHQHQPLYYQDADGIYTRPWVRVHATKDYLDMAQKVAQYPDIHATFNITPSLIRQLNELAAGTKDIYWVLGEKEVSELTTDEKQFILERFFDANWNNIIALYPRYQELLDKRGGSSEEAIQAALENFTDQDFLDLQVWFNLAWFDPTFLAEEPLLSLVKNGENFDQADKQIVFDKALEIVQEVLPYHAELQREGQIEVTTTPYAHPILPLIYNNQLALVGNPNAIMPEKTFVYPEDAVAHLDLSVQMYEENFGTSVRGLWPGEGSVAEEIVPLVAEAGYSFMQTGEPVLAKSLGIDSFTRDSNGYVQEADMLYRPYFVTDDDGNQVAMFFRDWTLSDKIGFDYSQMSGEAAAQDLVGRLEQIHTDFMESDEAGPHIVSIILDGENAWENYPGDGNEFFNALYQKLSDSEVLQTVTPSEYLEMFPEQQTLDTLFPGAWFSANYDTWIGEEEEAIAWDYLATTREDLAAFESGAEYTAEENLAQALDFMYLAEGSDWFWWYGADQDSGQDSYFDEGYRALLAGVYDSLGVDVPPFVSVPIVQAPVVQPAVAFTGLSTPEMGAVAEDPAWETAAYYPVAGNSSVNDFYITMDEDNLYLRVDSEFDIADQQIGFYFAAPNVEGGKSAFALQSDLILQFFANTLLQWDGAADSLDLYSLTDSEWGLSQAGVGAVVTGDGLAEFKIPMESMGGLNVGTYLKFGVVVGPDGDIFPTDGPARMLIPSLGETTMILEVQDPVGDDNGPGTYEYPTDGVFPESVFDVDHFSVGSDGINLVFTFDFVGPVENSWNSQNGLSVQTLDVYIDTDPGAGTGARMLMPGRNAALEEGYGWEYAVWAEGWTPQVVMVDPDTLEPKEYTEATGGMTVVVDSANNQVMVRVPLSFFPEGDPADWGYAAAVLGQEGYPTEGVWRVRDVSINAAQYLFGGGAADSNHTRIIDLILPEGFTPTQGEWLSNYPSIIGSLDDMTPDDFVQVPVIVP, encoded by the coding sequence ATGCTTAAAAAATTTAAAATTTTCCATCTTGCCCTTCTATTAACACTGCTGGTTTCAGCAGTATCGGCCTGCCAACAAAAGACACCGGCTGACCCTGACATCCTTTATGTCAACATCACCTGGCATCAACACCAACCGCTCTATTATCAGGACGCGGATGGTATTTACACTCGCCCCTGGGTCCGGGTGCATGCCACCAAGGACTATCTGGATATGGCCCAAAAAGTTGCGCAATATCCGGATATCCATGCCACTTTCAATATCACACCCTCCCTCATCCGGCAGCTGAATGAGCTGGCCGCGGGCACCAAGGACATCTATTGGGTCCTCGGTGAGAAAGAAGTGAGTGAATTAACGACTGATGAGAAACAATTCATTTTGGAACGTTTCTTTGATGCCAACTGGAACAATATCATTGCCCTCTATCCCCGCTATCAAGAACTGCTGGATAAACGGGGTGGGTCCAGTGAAGAGGCAATCCAAGCTGCGTTGGAAAATTTCACCGACCAAGATTTTCTCGACCTGCAGGTTTGGTTCAACCTTGCCTGGTTCGACCCAACATTCCTGGCTGAGGAGCCATTATTGAGCCTTGTGAAAAATGGGGAGAATTTCGATCAGGCTGATAAGCAGATCGTGTTTGACAAGGCGCTGGAGATCGTTCAGGAAGTGCTGCCCTATCATGCTGAATTACAGCGGGAGGGTCAGATCGAGGTGACAACCACGCCTTATGCTCACCCAATTTTGCCCCTGATTTATAACAACCAACTGGCTTTGGTCGGCAATCCCAACGCGATCATGCCCGAGAAGACCTTTGTCTATCCCGAAGATGCCGTGGCGCATCTAGACCTGAGCGTGCAGATGTACGAAGAAAACTTCGGCACCAGTGTGCGCGGCTTGTGGCCGGGTGAAGGCTCTGTGGCTGAGGAAATTGTTCCGCTTGTGGCTGAAGCTGGTTATAGCTTCATGCAGACGGGTGAACCGGTCCTGGCGAAGTCCTTGGGTATCGATTCCTTCACCCGTGATTCCAATGGTTACGTACAGGAAGCGGACATGCTCTATCGCCCATATTTCGTCACTGATGATGACGGCAATCAGGTCGCGATGTTCTTCCGGGATTGGACGCTCTCAGATAAGATCGGCTTTGACTATTCTCAGATGAGTGGCGAGGCAGCTGCTCAGGATCTGGTCGGCCGTCTTGAACAAATTCATACCGACTTCATGGAGAGTGATGAAGCTGGCCCGCATATCGTCAGCATCATCCTCGATGGTGAAAACGCTTGGGAGAATTATCCTGGCGACGGCAATGAATTCTTCAATGCCCTTTACCAGAAACTTTCCGATAGCGAAGTCCTGCAGACCGTGACCCCTTCGGAATATCTGGAAATGTTCCCCGAGCAGCAAACCCTCGACACTCTCTTCCCCGGTGCCTGGTTCAGTGCCAACTATGACACCTGGATCGGCGAGGAAGAGGAAGCAATTGCCTGGGATTATCTCGCAACGACCCGTGAAGACCTGGCGGCTTTCGAGAGCGGCGCTGAATATACCGCTGAAGAGAACCTGGCTCAGGCCCTTGACTTTATGTACCTGGCTGAAGGTTCTGACTGGTTCTGGTGGTACGGTGCTGACCAGGATTCCGGCCAGGACAGCTACTTCGATGAAGGCTACCGGGCCTTATTGGCAGGGGTTTATGACTCACTGGGTGTGGATGTTCCACCGTTTGTCAGTGTGCCAATTGTCCAGGCGCCAGTTGTTCAACCTGCTGTTGCGTTTACCGGCCTATCCACCCCTGAGATGGGCGCTGTGGCCGAAGACCCCGCCTGGGAAACCGCTGCTTACTATCCCGTAGCCGGGAATTCTTCAGTAAATGATTTCTATATCACAATGGATGAAGATAACCTCTACTTGCGAGTGGATAGCGAATTTGACATTGCTGATCAACAGATTGGTTTCTACTTCGCTGCTCCCAACGTCGAAGGTGGAAAATCCGCTTTCGCTCTGCAATCAGACCTGATCCTGCAGTTCTTCGCCAACACCCTGCTGCAATGGGACGGTGCTGCCGACTCATTGGATCTCTACTCTCTGACGGACTCTGAGTGGGGCCTCAGTCAGGCTGGGGTGGGGGCTGTTGTGACCGGTGATGGACTGGCTGAATTCAAGATCCCAATGGAAAGCATGGGCGGTCTGAATGTCGGCACCTACTTAAAGTTTGGCGTGGTCGTTGGGCCTGATGGCGATATCTTCCCAACTGATGGACCGGCGAGGATGTTGATCCCCAGCCTGGGCGAAACCACGATGATCTTGGAAGTACAGGATCCTGTAGGTGATGATAATGGCCCCGGTACGTATGAATATCCCACCGATGGCGTCTTCCCCGAATCAGTATTTGATGTGGATCACTTCTCGGTTGGATCGGATGGAATCAATCTGGTCTTCACTTTTGACTTTGTAGGACCGGTTGAGAATTCCTGGAATTCACAAAACGGCTTGTCGGTTCAAACGCTGGATGTGTATATCGACACAGACCCCGGTGCAGGAACCGGCGCAAGGATGCTGATGCCTGGCCGCAACGCTGCCCTCGAGGAAGGTTATGGTTGGGAGTACGCTGTCTGGGCTGAGGGCTGGACGCCTCAGGTTGTGATGGTGGATCCTGACACACTGGAGCCGAAGGAATACACCGAGGCTACCGGCGGTATGACCGTGGTGGTCGATTCGGCCAATAATCAGGTTATGGTACGGGTGCCTTTGAGTTTCTTCCCCGAAGGTGATCCTGCCGATTGGGGCTATGCGGCTGCTGTTTTGGGCCAGGAAGGCTATCCCACGGAAGGTGTGTGGCGTGTTCGGGATGTTTCGATCAATGCTGCACAGTATCTCTTTGGCGGCGGAGCGGCTGATTCCAACCACACTCGCATAATCGACTTGATTTTGCCTGAGGGTTTCACGCCTACCCAGGGCGAGTGGCTCTCGAATTACCCGTCGATCATCGGTTCACTTGACGATATGACACCGGATGATTTTGTTCAGGTCCCAGTTATCGTTCCATGA
- a CDS encoding 50S ribosomal protein L25 — MTDQIVIKADPRTVKGKKVGVLRREGILPGIIYGKIGKKFMDPIMVQMNLHDSSQIIKTLTQSSLVKIEVEGKQYPVVLREVQKDVIYGTLRHVDFMALDLTQKLQTSVPIELVGEAPAASNLSFVVMTGISELEIECLPQDMPERIEVDASVLVDTDSVILVKDLKLSDNVEILTPEDEMIAGVTYVAIEEEPEAEAEGELADILDEGNEPEVIEKGKQEEGEEE; from the coding sequence ATGACAGACCAAATCGTAATTAAAGCAGATCCCCGCACCGTCAAAGGCAAGAAAGTCGGCGTTCTGCGCCGGGAAGGCATCCTCCCCGGAATTATTTATGGCAAGATCGGCAAAAAATTCATGGACCCCATCATGGTCCAAATGAACCTGCACGATTCTTCCCAGATCATTAAAACCCTGACACAGTCCAGCTTGGTGAAAATTGAAGTTGAAGGCAAGCAATACCCTGTGGTCCTCCGTGAGGTCCAGAAGGACGTCATCTACGGAACGCTCCGCCATGTCGATTTCATGGCGCTTGACCTGACCCAAAAGCTGCAAACTTCAGTTCCGATCGAGTTGGTCGGCGAAGCACCTGCTGCTTCCAACTTATCCTTTGTTGTAATGACCGGTATTTCCGAACTGGAAATCGAATGTCTCCCGCAGGATATGCCCGAGCGTATTGAAGTTGATGCCAGCGTATTGGTTGATACCGACAGCGTTATCCTGGTCAAGGACTTGAAGCTTTCCGATAATGTCGAGATCCTCACTCCTGAGGATGAAATGATCGCAGGCGTGACCTACGTGGCAATTGAAGAGGAACCGGAAGCGGAAGCTGAAGGCGAATTGGCCGACATCCTCGACGAAGGCAATGAACCCGAAGTTATTGAAAAGGGTAAACAAGAAGAAGGGGAAGAAGAGTAA
- a CDS encoding CoA pyrophosphatase: MFDLTEDRIKTGIQNFRQSRGERNYHIFTDGGVQNYKSAAILMPLLVYEGRWHLLFTHRSEKLMEHRGQVSFPGGAKEKGDPSMIFTALRETQEEIGIAPEDVTVYGDLGIMPIVTGYLVNMVVGQIPWPYPLKPNPDEVESAFICPLLWLADPDHRTIKYRSFAGREFPIIYFDQFENYQLWGATAQMTINLMEALGVI, from the coding sequence ATGTTTGATTTGACCGAAGACAGAATCAAAACGGGGATCCAGAATTTCAGGCAGTCCCGGGGCGAAAGAAATTATCATATTTTTACCGACGGTGGCGTGCAGAATTATAAATCGGCTGCCATCCTGATGCCTTTATTGGTTTATGAGGGGCGCTGGCATCTCCTGTTTACCCATCGGTCCGAAAAGTTAATGGAGCATCGAGGACAGGTCTCTTTTCCGGGTGGTGCCAAGGAAAAGGGTGATCCGAGTATGATTTTCACGGCCTTACGTGAAACCCAGGAAGAGATTGGGATTGCGCCAGAGGACGTGACAGTCTATGGCGATCTGGGCATCATGCCGATTGTTACGGGGTATTTGGTGAACATGGTAGTTGGGCAGATTCCCTGGCCCTATCCGCTGAAACCTAACCCGGATGAGGTCGAAAGTGCATTTATATGTCCGCTGCTCTGGCTGGCAGACCCGGACCATCGTACGATAAAGTATCGGAGTTTTGCCGGGCGGGAATTTCCGATCATCTACTTTGACCAGTTTGAAAATTATCAACTTTGGGGGGCAACTGCGCAAATGACGATCAATCTGATGGAAGCGTTGGGAGTTATTTAA